A window of Trichoderma atroviride chromosome 3, complete sequence contains these coding sequences:
- a CDS encoding uncharacterized protein (EggNog:ENOG41), which yields MSSRNAPSGCVAPSPATAAPPSPTNLRLTVGQSGSESANEPGGEPEERVLQDGFWEYGRFYGNWKKGKYNFPIDKEETSRLDILHKYFIVETEDRVTSVPLDKEGSPKIMDLGTGTGIWAFHVVEGYIPNAQIMAVDLNQIQPALIPRGVTTKQFDLEEPSWEPLLRDCDLIHLRLLYGSIRDDLWADTYRKIFEHLAPGGYVEHLEIDWTPQWDGEDHPTHSAIREWSQQFHRAMHRYRRSVKVSSEDTKRMMEAAGFTEFKETKIRCYLNPWSTDRHQREAARWFNLALGLGLEAMSLMPMIDMLHMKQEDVVDLCKRVKAETCVLRYHAYFTLHTWTAKKPASPPQ from the exons ATGTCGTCTCGTAACGCTCCAAGCGGGTGCGTTGCGCCCTCCCCAGCCACTGCTGCTCCGCCTTCGCCCACGAATCTGCGACTAACTGTTGGGCAATCGGGCAGTGAGTCAGCCAATGAACCAGGTGGTGAACCAGAGGAACGAGTTCTCCAGGACGGATTTTGGGAATACGGCCGATTCTATGGCAACTGGAAGAAAGGGAAATACAATTTTCCAATTGATAAG GAGGAGACAAGTAGGCTGGATATTCTCCACAAATACTTTATCGTAGAAACAGAAGATCGCGTTACTTCTGTTCCCCTGGATAAAGAAGGGTCACCCAAAATCATGGATCTCGGTACGGGCACAGGTATCTGGGCGTTCCATGTTGTGGAAGG ATATATTCCGAATGCCCAGATTATGGCCGTTGATCTCAATCAAATTCAGCCAGCTCT CATTCCTCGAGGGGTAACTACAAAGCAATTTGACCTTGAGGAGCCTTCATGGGAACCGCTCCTCCGCGACTGTGACTTGATTCATCTTCGGCTGCTCTACGGTAGTATTAGAGACGACCTGTGGGCCGATACTTACCGCAAAATTTTCGA GCACTTGGCCCCTGGAGGCTACGTCGAGCATCTGGAAATAGACTGGACACCGCAATGGGATGGCGAGGACCATCCTACGCATTCGGCTATTCGTGAATGGTCCCAGCAATTTCACCGCGCTATGCATCGATACCGCCGCAGCGTCAAAGTATCATCCGAAGACACCAAGCGCATGATGGAAGCAGCTGGCTTCACTGAGTTCAAAGAGACCAAGATCCGATGCTATTTGAACCCGTGGTCTACTGATCGCCACCAGCGAGAGGCCGCTCGTTGGTTCAATCTAGCCTTGGGCCTGGGTCTTGAGGCAATGAGCTTGATGCCCATGATTGACATGCTGCATATGAAGCAAGAGGATGTTGTGGATCTCTGTAAACGAGTCAAAGCCGAAACTTGCGTTCTGCGCTACCACGCTTACTTTACTCT ACACACCTGGACGGCCAAGAAACCCGCTAGCCCGCCCCAATAA
- a CDS encoding uncharacterized protein (BUSCO:EOG092D4C5U): MSNQAVGGVYQTIIEEVINSSRVDFEESGVEEAVLEELRLGWQQKLSQLDVARFPWDPKPEPAPPTASVPPPNAATPVHTQAQFATPLSLPTASPPSGMLQNGVKPEPYVKTEPGIKQEPGTQQPNVSYPSYNGMEKNSVAANRAAQQLQAQYGQRAQDSINAIQQGRMGQPQQPGQPSGPVLPQQQPSEHQQPLGNAQVDGAGDDAMIEDSSDEEQESFEGVLLRHGVNGNPEELGRVDIDRILHDQMAAKAKSMEGGGLMLSLKEATKNQPKSKKMRSKGKGPAGVAAYDGGDDDDVEVDEDAINSDLDDPDEDRDDDEVDDEGLGHIMLCMYDKVQRVKNKWKCTLKDGVLTVNGKEYVFNKATGEYEW, encoded by the exons ATGTCGAACCAGGCCGTGGGAGGCGTTTACCAGACGATCATCGAGGAGGTGATCAACAGTTCGCGAGTCGATTTCGAGGAGAGCGGTGTCGAAGAGGCcgtgctggaggagctgcgaTTG GGATGGCAACAGAAGCTCTCCCAGCTCGACGTGGCCCGGTTTCCCTGGGATCCCAAGCCTGAACCGGCCCCACCAACCGCATCTGTTCCACCTCCCAATGCAGCCACGCCTGTGCACACACAAGCTCAGTTTGCTACGCCATTGTCATTGCCGACGGCAAGCCCGCCAAGTGGAATGCTGCAGAATGGCGTCAAACCGGAGCCGTATGTGAAGACAGAGCCGGGCATCAAGCAGGAGCCCGGCACACAGCAGCCCAATGTTTCCTATCCCAGCTACAATGGCATGGAAAAGAACAGCGTTGCTGCCAACAGGGCTGCCCAGCAACTCCAGGCTCAGTACGGACAGCGAGCGCAGGACTCCATAAATGCCATACAACAGGGCCGCATGgggcagcctcagcagccaggaCAGCCGTCAGGTCCCGTATTaccgcaacagcagccatcGGAACATCAACAGCCATTGGGCAATGCTCAGGTTGACGGCGCGGGCGATGATGCTATGATTGAAGACTCTTcggatgaagagcaagagagcTTTGAAGGCGTTCTTTTACGGCACGGGGTCAACGGTAACCCCGAAGAGCTTGGAAGAGTCGACATCGACCGCATCCTCCACGATCAGATGGCTGCCAAGGCTAAAAGCATGGAAGGAGGCGGTTTGATGCTTTCTCTAAAGGAGGCTACAAAAAACCAACCCAAGtccaagaagatgagaagtAAAGGAAAGGGCCCTGCTGGCGTTGCTGCATATGatggtggcgatgatgacgacgtcgAAGTCGATGAAGACGCCATCAACTCTGACCTTGATGATCCAGATGAGGatcgagatgatgacgaggtcGATGATGAAGGTCTGGGTCACATCATGCTCTGCATGTATGACAAGGTCCAGCGCGTCAAGAACAAGTG GAAGTGCACTCTTAAGGACGGTGTCTTGACGGTCAACGGTAAGGAGTACGTATTTAACAAAGCGACTGGCGAGTACGAGTGGTAG
- a CDS encoding uncharacterized protein (EggNog:ENOG41), translated as MAQPSTPGPSTSSVSIFGQALATHAGGTPQTSVVGQTSVDAMSTIQTPASASNNTYIMPNSPAKARPLVDGYRPKVTRTLGQRPACLVNASVTYCGNNQIYAFGGFDQYTDEVYNHVLRLDLATHQWNLVDNYGDIPGVRMGHTATLYKGDKLLVFGGENEHRTYLSDLIVFDLKTAHWTQPLVSGPIPKGRARHAAVLHEDKLFIIGGITGQNNYVLDDICYLDLKTFTWSKAWRFVGRFDHSAYIWGDRVWVFGGLSEDMDKISDLWWLDLKGSPEFDSRPHFGVFDRHSAAHRTSSSPKSPYTMAANPVVGTSGYAANSRTAQVNPPSFQLKSYAPMAPGSISALKFVSGPTVPSQGSGIHFHAYSSGTLLDFVTPAATITHRECSLSALDLSTLRWQKLADGREIFKTGYRWHYCTMNEDGTKAWLLGCPVDPASTDLGPNGYEEYLSDIMEVDLRRYGFLGNNLAPESLAQSRPSFTTRLSDQPSKGLGADLAKLFNQPPESGSGTDFIITALADEADSDDTLSSGLIRADDSAKDEGWLSADTPTSTPIHVHKLILQARWPHFARLYNAQMAEFHTKKMHIPEPYSVVKAFLLYLYTDNIHGTVETDSDATIDLSDVAGLLVMSNIYNIPHLRLLCVNRLAKELDVEHACVIWYCSGLASEEWLRKRAATFCMTHWGRIVRTPGFLRLPRSALVELSQEIDMEGRVVAGDDLEWGSVSGRYSDGTGHGTRKESISSSTQMQIVESEVDDDDEDVEIS; from the exons ATGGCGCAACCCTCTACCCCTGGTCCATCGACTTCTTCTGTCAGCATTTTCGGCCAGGCCCTGGCGACCCATGCCGGTGGGACGCCGCAGACCAGTGTCGTCGGCCAGACCTCCGTAGACGCCATGAGCACCATTCAGACGCCTGCCTCGGCCTCCAACAATACATACATTATGCCAAACTCTCCGGCCAAGGCTCGCCCTCTGGTCGATGGCTACCGTCCCAAGGTCACCCGCACGCTTGGCCAGAGACCTGCGTGCCTCGTCAATGCGTCTGTGACGTACTGCGGGAACAATCAGATCTATGCTTTTGGCGGCTTTGACCAATACACCGACGAGGTGTACAACCACGTCCTGCGACTAGATCTGGCAACCCATCAGTGGAATTTGGTAGATAACTATGGCGATATTCCCGGGGTGCGCATGG GCCACACGGCGACGTTGTACAAAGGCGACAAACTGcttgtctttggcggcgagaaCGAACATCGAACCTACCTATCCGACCTTATCGTCTTCGACCTGAAAACAGCCCATTGGACACAGCCCCTGGTGTCCGGTCCGATCCCAAAAGGCCGAGCAAGACACGCCGCGGTGCTGCACGAGGATAAGCTGttcatcatcggcggcaTCACAGGCCAGAACAACTATGTGTTGGACGATATTTGCTACCTCGACCTCAAGACATTTACATGGTCAAAGGCATGGCGTTTCGTCGGCCGCTTTGACCACTCGGCCTATATCTGGGGTGACCGTGTTTGGGTCTTTGGTGGCCTCAGCGAAGACATGGACAAGATTAGTGACTTGTGGTGGCTTGATCTGAAAGGAAGCCCAGAATTCGACTCACGACCCCATTTTGGCGTCTTCGACCGCCACTCCGCTGCCCACAGAACTAGTAGTTCTCCCAAATCGCCTTACACTATGGCAGCAAATCCCGTCGTTGGCACTTCTGGATATGCTGCGAATTCCCGGACCGCTCAAGTGAATCCTCCCTCTTTTCAGCTAAAATCGTATGCGCCAATGGCACCAGGGTCTATATCCGCTCTAAAGTTTGTGTCAGGGCCGACTGTGCCATCTCAAGGATCAGGCATCCATTTCCACGCTTACTCTTCCGGAACGTTGCTCGACTTTGTAACTCCTGCTGCGACCATTACTCATAGAGAATGCTCTCTATCAGCATTAGATCTCAGCACGTTGCGGTGGCAGAAGCTTGCTGACGGCCGCGAAATCTTCAAAACCGGATATAGATGGCACTACTGTACCATGAACGAAGATGGCACCAAAGCATGGCTGCTGGGCTGTCCAGTCGATCCTGCTTCAACTGATTTGGGCCCTAACGGTTATGAAGAGTACCTCAG TGATATCATGGAAGTTGATCTTCGGCGATATGGCTTTCTTGGAAATAATCTGGCACCGGAAAGCTTGGCTCAGTCTAGGCCATCCTTTACCACCAGACTGTCTGACCAGCCTTCCAAGGGCCTTGGTGCAGATCTTGCAAAGCTGTTCAATCAGCCTCCTGAGTCTGGAAGTGGTACAGACTTTATCATCACTGCGCTTGCCGATGAAGCCGACAGCGATGACACTTTAAGCTCTGGGCTCATTCGAGCCGATGATTCAGCCAAGGACGAGGGCTGGCTTTCTGCAGATACGCCGACCTCTACACCGATTCACGTTCATAAGCTCATTTTACAAGCGCGGTGGCCGCACTTTGCGCGCTTGTATAACGCTCAGATGGCGGAGTTTCACACGAAAAAGATGCATATCCCCGAGCCATATTCAGTTGTCAAGGCATTCCTCCTGTATCTTTACACTGATAACATCCATGGCACGGTGGAGACGGACAGCGACGCCACTATAGACCTCTCTGATGTTGCCGGACTCTTGGTCATGTCCAATATTTACAACATCCCACACCTTCGCCTGTTGTGCGTAAACCGCCTAGCCAAGGAGCTCGATGTCGAACATGCCTGCGTCATCTGGTACTGCTCAGGACTGGCGAGCGAAGAATGGCTGCGCAAGAGAGCGGCAACGTTCTGCATGACACACTGGGGCCGCATCGTCCGTACTCCAGGCTTCCTCCGCCTCCCCCGCAGCGCCCTGGTTGAGCTCTCACAGGAGATCGACATGGAGGGCCGAGTCGTTGCGGGCGACGACCTCGAGTGGGGGAGCGTATCGGGCCGGTATAGCGATGGCACGGGGCATGGCACTCGAAAGGAAagtatcagcagcagtactCAGATGCAGATCGTCGAGTCCGAggtcgatgacgatgatgaggacgtgGAGATATCGTAG